aattttttattttaaatgagaATAATTCACCCACAATATGTTATTTcacatttaaatatataaataattttaaaaggtTTGAAGGAATCGTTTGTTTTTCATTTCCCATCACTTCTTTtcaatttaattatttttttcttttaatttaatgaatGATTTTATCAGCATAATTATATTTCACAATATATCAGGTAAAATAGACAATTTTTCACTTtactatattattaatataatgtttaaaatttaaaataacactttaaataaatatgcattattttaagaatacatatatttccccctgatatataaaaaattggtaataaataaatgaaaaaaattattttctcttaAAGACTCATTtaactttaaaattttcatttttcacaATAAATTGAATTTTCTAAGCATCaaataaaaggaaaagaaaaaagataaattaaagTTATAACATTTGTACAATGAGATGGATAAAAAAActgttaaaaaaataactataCGAAcaatatatctttttaatttatcttttatgaAATTTCTTCTTATTATTTCCCAAagacttttaatttttaattactcTTAATACTATacttatttaatattattttattttgttggaatacattattttattagatATTTTAATACAATAAGCACATATGTAATAAATTTGTTGCATTatacatttttcttttttaatatatttatataaaataaaaatatgaaaataaaatgccaaaatttacatttacagctaaaaaaatataattatattcaaatttttttttttttttttttttaagtttttgATTGTTTATTCGTTATAACATTAAATTCAGAATATATACagatatataaatacataaaaagttattaaaaatatattattaacaatttataacaaaagagaaaaaataaaaaattaagaaaatttaaaaataaaattttttttttttaatatttttataaatgcaTGCGGAAAggccttttttttttttttaatactattcaattaaaaacaaaacattaaagaaaatatatttttttattttcttcatctttATTGTTAAGAGAACTTTAagctatttattttttatttttaatatagtaatataattcgttattaattttaaatacatatataaagaagtaatctttttttttttttttttttgagaaaaTGCGAACATGTGATCCTAATTCAGCTTTTTTTGGATATATGGGGATTGCTGCATCTTCAATTTTTTCaagtaaattatattttgaattGTGTTTctcatatatacatatatatgtgtgtatataaattttaatttgaattgtGAAAAAGGTATTTATTTTCTAGTTTagtttgttttttttaattttatatttttttttttgttttaatttcaGATTTGGGGGCAGCATTTGGTACAGCGAAAAGTGGAGTAGGAGTATGTAGTGTTGGTGTTATGAGGCCTGATTTAGTTATGAAATCAATATTGCCTGTAATTATGTCTGGTGTTTTAGGAATATATGGAATTATTATGTCTATTCTCATTAAAGGAAGAAGtacttatttatatatatatgacttttttttaagacaCTTATATATGTGCATAATGTATAAGTATTATAATATGTTATTCtccttaaattatttatttatttagtaaatattatatgaaaCTCTTATTGTTATGTAATGATATGTATATACTAGtaaattttctaatattGAAAATGTTATTAACAAATTTCCAAAAATATAcacaattttatatattaaaatttgtttttaatagTATCTGCTGATACATATTCAACTTATTTGGGGTACGCTCATTTATCATCAGGATTAATAGTTGGATTGAGTTCATTAGTAGGAAACAAaagaaacataaaaataatttatataatctcagaaatattatttttatgtttcaaatatatatatatatgtatatttatttatcttgcttttttttatattatgtatacatattttcctttttttttaggcTTCTGGATTAGCTATTGGTATTGTTGGTGATGCAGGTGTAAGAGCAAATGCACAACAAAATAGATTATTTATGGGATTGATTTTAATTCTCATTTTTTCTGAAGCATTGGCATTATAcggtatttttatttactatattatgttttatattaaaaaatagtgTATTCCTATATAGCATAAATTTAtgcttttattattttacaaGTTAAAATCATTtcaattttcattttcattttcatttttacagGTTTAATTATTGGTATCTATATTACAATGTCAGATACTCCTGCTCTTTGCGCATCTTACATAAATTAATGTTAATgattaatgaaataatttttatacacCGACTTAAAAGCAGAATAatacttatatttttgttaattttttcattttttagtctatatttttagaaaaaactgcaatatatatatatatatatatatataaatttggTTTAAACGAAAATTATTATGGcttaaagtaaaaataataaaatatactagaaaaaaataaaaaaattataataatattataaagaaCATCTAAaacaatatattaaattaagtTGTACATAAATaagttaatatttttaaaaacaattatccaaaaagtatattacataaataaaGAGTATCTTAAAAAGTAGTGTctaaaaacatatttttttttaagaaatactattttaaataataataatgatttcACAGTTTATAAGCAGAATTacgaatttatttttttttttttttatttaatacgtatatatatatatataaactttttttttattatatacaagaataaatattagtaatattacaaataaaaaatgaaaaagccttatatgaagaaaaaaattaatagaatCTTCAACTACCCATATgctatttcatttatttatgttaaacaaaaaaaaaaagggggaaaaaaaaaaccagtatttttattttcattaataggAAAATATACTCtttaaataaatcattttaaaaatggacttttgaaaatatataaaataataaaaaaaaaagagattatttctctttaaaattattatgtatTCTTATAgtatctttttaatattacgCATTCCATATGATGTAGttatgaaattaaaatatttgaatataaaatttaattaaaattatttatttatttagaagtatcaaaaaataaatcgaGCTAAGTTTCTACAATTGTGTCTAGTTTCCATTGCCACAGGgccttttatttttgtagCTTTCAGCTTATTTTTTGATATCATAACGAAAGCATTATCATCAAATTTTATATAGCTTCCATCTTTTCTTTtcgtttctttttttcttctaacaATAATTCCTTTTGGTGTCTTTTCTGAAACGGTGCAGTCACTAGTTTTATCTCTAATAGATACTCTTATTCTATCTCCTATTTTTCCTGTACCCCACTTATTCTTCCCAATTCCAATTATACATGCTTTTATTACGCCACTATTATCTGCACACCTGACAATAGATTGTCTCCAAAGACCATTAAATATATGTGAGAGTTTTATCATTAATACATGTATatgaatttaaataatatggtataactataattttttttttttcattattaaaatacCCATtagttatatttaattatcttcattaaataaaaaatagataaaacaactttaatttttatttttattatttttttttaacaatgtattttaaagaattttttaaaaattcatatatttaagtGTATACTTTTTAAATGACTAAATgcaataatttatatttttatcttattttattttttttttttttatatttatataaaaaaaaaatctgtCACAttattgttttaatttttaaatacttaAGCATGTATATACAAAAGCGAAatagtaaatatttttaaaaaatataataaaatacatttatttttatatatataaatattcaaattatttttagaaaattattAAGCTATTctctattattatttacttatgcaaaaaaaatgatactacaaaaattataatttcacATTTACTTTAAATTCTTTCGATTAATACTATTTTTTGTACATGGCATAGTATAAAGCATACCATAACTCATTAAAggtaattaattttattttattttaattatattatttttcacatttttaaaaaacaaagaatctttttcataataaaatttatctaattaaataatattttactcCATTTgtgtaaatatattattttaaggTATATTAGggataaataataatatatttattataataatttaaaattttatatcaaACAAATGAAACTGttaaatacaaatatatatatatctttcagaaatttttaatgtaatTATGAGGAAATATATAGGACTTTTTATATGTTAGAcctttaaatataaaaaaatagataattaaaatttctaGTTCTATCTATTAAGATAATTCATATttaacaaataataaaaaaagatgtaATATAGgaaaaaggaagaaaaattatttgacaagaaaattaatttatctttACCAATCTGAATATATCAAAAACTTATTAAATAAACtagattaaataataaacatattcatatgataaaaattatataaagatgTAACCAATAATTTACACAAAAACAATaagtatatttaatatataaaaaattatcaggcatattatataatgtttaatataatataaatattatatatttggtataaatattttatacaaCCCCAATAAATGCACATATAAAATGTAAATGCTTAtgcacattttttttaattttaaattattaatatgttACCTAGTTAAAATACATACATATgtaacataaaataaaaatgttaaaatgcttctttaaaaataatgtttaattaaaatcttttttttttttttttttcatatttattttttgtattcatATTAGAGCagtataaatattttgttgCCTCTATTTTCTGATTTTTCATGTATTcgtttatttcatttatattattattattttcagaatgatcttttttttttgaaacaataataatttcatttgTTTCTACTTTgcttttttcaatatttaaattataatctctcatcaaaaaatataatctataatatttttcaaataaatatttataattttcattgtATTCatcttttaatgaaaatagtgatttttctaaatagttctgtttaattattataaattcattattCAATATAGTACCATTGAAATTTTGgggaagaaaaaataatggCTTATCTATTATGATATTATCAGCACAAACATCTGGGTTCTTTTTATCTGAAAtccataaaatattttttaatgtcaTATCTGAAATTTcttcgtttttttttttcaaatttttaatttctctCTGACTTAACTCAGgtaattttaaattagataaataattatatttttctgcAGCAGATAAACTGCAAATGTATTTATGAACCTCTTCAGACATATTTCCCCAAGCATGAATTTGTTTTCTCCATTTTTGAACTTCTTTATTCCACTGAGATAAACTTAAATGCTTATTAACTCTAGGGGTTTCAGGGTGccaatcattttttaaatcattacttctttcattttttggTATAGCATTTATGTACCTTTCATATGATATCAAACGCTTagttaaattaatattttttaatctttGATTAATTTGTGTTTCacttaattcattatttctGTAGTGGCATTTACTTCTTTgaaaatttgaaatattattCATTTCATCATTATGTTTTACTAATATTCTCTTTTTAgtatttgaaatatatattatgatGTTAAAGCTTTATTTCCTTCatgaaattttatattttcaagaaataaaaaggaatttaaaaaaaaaatgttaaatatAGCATTACTGtctagtttaaaaaaaaaaaatatatatatatatttcaaaaataaaaaaaaaaagcttaAAGCTATAACTTAACAgctatttaatttttgtagcttcaattaataaagaatacATTTAATTGATTTAATTTTCAATACACTTtattcaagaaaaaaaaaaaaattgaaatgcatttattattaaacaGGAAcctaaaataatgaagaagaaaatatatgtaaaaaaaaaaaaataaatagattagtttatattttaaaaaaccTTCAAGATTAAGGTAttaattattcatatatataacaaaagatataaaaaaaaattccgtttaaaataaaatcaaataaattcATTCTGCATGTAAAATTGTGAAGTTATATTTctcatatataaaattttttaaaattacaatgaaatttttgctttaatttaaatttgtcGATAcattatcctttttttttccccctctttttttatataatatatataaatatgatgattataataattgtgcattttctttttttttcgtttacTATAGTGAACTATAATTATCaatgcatatataaaaaaataatatacacaatcatataaaaaaaaaaacattaaaattaGACTAGAGATAAAATAGTTATACATACATGAACatagtatatatttttttttttttataatacttcttcaattatttttaatttaaatatattagaatAATAAATAAGCAAAAAGGCTCAGACTAAATACTAGGATGCATTAATAAATACGGTTTACAATTGCAGAAAGTGACTTCATTTCAAGAAAacttatatattaattataaaataattttttcattcttaaagtttttatgtttattgtaattattttttgattatatatataaatatattttattatttagtaATATCTttacaaaattatataaaatatattaaaaaatagataCATTAATTATTGATTTACAAATAgttacaatatttttttttttttatttattaaacttaaataaaaatatataggaagcagtatttttttaatagaatatTAATTCCTTTTATATAAGTGTGTATCAATCCATTTCATAAAAATCTAAATAAGCATaatattttgtttaatataaaattttctttttgcaATATTAAGAAATAGACCTTTGTAgaatattaaatgaaaattaaaataatgcaatttatttattcattttaatatttatttaaaaaaaaaagtataaagaAATAGcaaactttaatttttttatgtttttttaccATTGTATAGTTTCcaaaaatatatcttaaaaaaaaaataaacaacaaaattaaattattctttaacaatttcaaaaaaagacACATATTAAGactaattaattttatagaaaccccttttttttattatagaaaaaaaattgtttggAATCGTTAAAAGCatgtaaaaaatgaaatcaatattttttgtttttttttttatttttgtccACACATATGTTTACCTTATTCTGATTTATACAGTTGATTGGGTTATtcgaaaaatattattttcaatttaaggataatgaaaatttaaatgaaaaaaaatttcacaCTTTGAGATACATAaccaaattttttaaatataaatatatatatatacacaaaCACATATTGTCATATACTAAAATAtagctaatttttttttttttttttttaattagaaaGCTATTTATtccattattattatgataaattagaaaaaaaaattacacatTTGTTTTCTTTATATGAAATGTAACatggtaaaaaaaaaaaaaatagctaAGGCTTTTTACAACTGTATTTTTGTGACAATACAAAATAGCCAtgcatatttaaatatatttactatttattttttttttttttggtttatttttttaaaatatccaagacacatataaaaaaaaaatagaaaataaattactCACATAAGTgtgtttttttcttcatctttaTCTCTAACATATTTTaagttatatattatatttttcatcttATAACaactttttgttttttacacataaaatattttaaataattatttttttattaaatacaaaaaaataaaataaaataaacatattaatctatagaaaaaaaaaaaaaattgtaaaagaACTGAGGCtccttaaatttttatatattattacttttttattacatcAATATTTCCAACTAGATTattatatctatatttttttagttcaGAACAATGACATCTTCAAATGAATCAAGTGAaggtaataataaaatatccCATTGATATATTACGtaaattttatgattttttaaaatttaaatataaataaatatgtttttt
The genomic region above belongs to Plasmodium relictum strain SGS1 genome assembly, chromosome: 10 and contains:
- a CDS encoding mitochondrial ribosomal protein L14 precursor, putative; translated protein: MIKLSHIFNGLWRQSIVRCADNSGVIKACIIGIGKNKWGTGKIGDRIRVSIRDKTSDCTVSEKTPKGIIVRRKKETKRKDGSYIKFDDNAFVMISKNKLKATKIKGPVAMETRHNCRNLARFIF
- the SLBP gene encoding histone RNA hairpin-binding protein, putative, which gives rise to MNNISNFQRSKCHYRNNELSETQINQRLKNINLTKRLISYERYINAIPKNERSNDLKNDWHPETPRVNKHLSLSQWNKEVQKWRKQIHAWGNMSEEVHKYICSLSAAEKYNYLSNLKLPELSQREIKNLKKKNEEISDMTLKNILWISDKKNPDVCADNIIIDKPLFFLPQNFNGTILNNEFIIIKQNYLEKSLFSLKDEYNENYKYLFEKYYRLYFLMRDYNLNIEKSKVETNEIIIVSKKKDHSENNNNINEINEYMKNQKIEATKYLYCSNMNTKNKYEKKKKKRF
- a CDS encoding V-type proton ATPase 16 kDa proteolipid subunit, putative translates to MRTCDPNSAFFGYMGIAASSIFSNLGAAFGTAKSGVGVCSVGVMRPDLVMKSILPVIMSGVLGIYGIIMSILIKGRISADTYSTYLGYAHLSSGLIVGLSSLASGLAIGIVGDAGVRANAQQNRLFMGLILILIFSEALALYGLIIGIYITMSDTPALCASYIN